A portion of the Symphalangus syndactylus isolate Jambi chromosome 13, NHGRI_mSymSyn1-v2.1_pri, whole genome shotgun sequence genome contains these proteins:
- the LOC129459429 gene encoding small ribosomal subunit protein eS21-like, giving the protein MQNDAGEFVDLYVPRKCSASNSIIGAKDHASIQMNVAEVDKVTGRFNGQFKTYAICGAFRRMGESDDSILPLAKADGIVSKNF; this is encoded by the coding sequence ATGCAGAACGACGCCGGCGAGTTCGTGGACCTGTACGTGCCGCGGAAATGCTCCGCTAGCAATAGCATCATCGGTGCCAAGGACCACGCATCCATCCAGATGAACGTGGCCGAGGTTGATAAGGTCACAGGCAGGTTTAATGGCCAGTTTAAAACTTATGCTATCTGCGGGGCCTTTCGTAGGATGGGTGAGTCAGATGATTCCATTCTCCCATTGGCCAAGGCCGACGGCATCGTCTCAAAGAACTTTTGA